One Enterococcus silesiacus genomic window carries:
- a CDS encoding iron ABC transporter permease: MKKIGLFVLLLLLIVSSIFVGVKDISLTQLFQWDSQQQLVLLTTRLPRTISLVIAGSTISISGLIMQHLTQNKFVSPSTAGTMDSARLGILVVMIFFPTAPLLFRSFIAFLFAFGGTLAFIYLTRFLPAKNQVMIPLIGVMFGNIIGSVATFFAYQFQLVQNMSSWLQGNFSTVMKGNYELLYLTIPLLIVTYLFAYRFTVVGMGEDMATNLGLNYQRIQLFGLGIVALSSAVVLIMVGNIPFLGVIVPNLVSMRYGDHMKNTLAITAVGGSIFLLACDVLARVVIAPYEVPVSVVVGVLGSFIFIALLMRRKTA; encoded by the coding sequence ATGAAAAAAATAGGCCTATTTGTTCTCTTACTCCTTTTGATTGTATCATCGATTTTTGTCGGAGTGAAAGATATTTCTCTGACACAATTATTTCAATGGGATTCACAGCAACAATTAGTATTGTTAACAACACGATTGCCACGAACAATTAGTTTGGTGATTGCTGGAAGTACGATCAGTATTTCCGGATTGATCATGCAACATTTAACACAGAATAAATTTGTTTCGCCAAGTACGGCAGGGACGATGGATAGTGCAAGGCTAGGGATTTTGGTTGTGATGATTTTCTTCCCCACAGCACCATTACTGTTTCGCTCCTTTATTGCTTTTTTGTTTGCCTTTGGCGGAACGTTAGCTTTTATTTATTTAACACGGTTTTTACCTGCAAAAAATCAAGTCATGATTCCACTGATCGGCGTGATGTTTGGGAATATCATAGGTTCAGTGGCGACATTTTTTGCGTATCAATTTCAACTTGTTCAAAATATGTCTTCCTGGCTACAGGGAAATTTTTCCACAGTAATGAAAGGCAATTATGAACTGCTTTATCTGACGATTCCGTTATTGATCGTGACGTATCTTTTTGCTTATCGCTTTACAGTAGTCGGAATGGGCGAAGATATGGCAACGAATCTGGGCTTGAATTATCAGCGTATTCAGTTGTTTGGTTTAGGGATCGTGGCATTATCCAGTGCCGTTGTCTTGATCATGGTGGGAAATATTCCGTTTTTAGGCGTGATCGTTCCTAATCTGGTGTCGATGCGCTATGGGGATCATATGAAAAATACACTGGCAATCACAGCCGTTGGTGGAAGTATCTTTTTACTAGCGTGTGATGTGTTAGCCCGTGTGGTGATTGCGCCATACGAAGTACCAGTAAGCGTGGTAGTAGGCGTGTTAGGCAGCTTTATCTTTATCGCATTATTGATGAGGAGGAAAACAGCATGA
- a CDS encoding iron ABC transporter ATP-binding protein has translation MIEIKNVSKRYGEKIVVSEVQLPITEQKLTAFIGPNGAGKSTLLSMMSRLIPKDTGEIYLDHNEVKTWKQSELSKKLSILKQTNGINLKITVRELVNFGRFPYSKGRLKKEDHEKVEEAMENLGLLDLADELIDTLSGGQLQRVYIAMVLAQDTDYILLDEPLNNLDMNFAVQMMQTLRRLVDEFGKTVIIVLHDINFAASYADEIVAMKDGRLFTHGSTDDIIQSEVLNKLYDMNIRICEIEGKRFCMYFN, from the coding sequence ATGATCGAAATCAAAAATGTTTCAAAAAGATATGGTGAAAAGATTGTTGTTTCAGAGGTCCAATTGCCGATTACAGAGCAAAAATTAACAGCTTTTATCGGACCAAATGGAGCAGGGAAAAGTACGCTGCTTTCAATGATGAGCCGCTTGATTCCTAAAGACACAGGGGAGATTTATTTAGATCACAATGAAGTAAAAACGTGGAAACAAAGTGAACTGTCTAAAAAGCTATCGATTTTAAAACAAACGAATGGCATTAATCTAAAAATCACTGTTAGAGAGTTAGTTAATTTTGGGCGTTTTCCTTATAGTAAAGGACGTTTGAAAAAAGAAGATCATGAAAAAGTCGAAGAAGCGATGGAAAATCTTGGGTTGCTGGATTTGGCAGATGAATTGATCGATACATTGTCAGGTGGACAACTACAGCGAGTGTATATTGCAATGGTTTTAGCGCAGGATACGGATTATATTTTGCTAGATGAGCCATTGAACAATCTAGATATGAATTTTGCCGTTCAAATGATGCAGACCTTACGACGTTTGGTGGATGAATTTGGTAAAACCGTCATCATCGTGTTACATGACATCAATTTTGCAGCGAGCTACGCAGATGAGATCGTCGCAATGAAAGATGGTCGACTATTTACCCATGGTAGTACCGATGATATTATCCAATCCGAAGTTTTGAATAAACTTTACGATATGAATATCCGAATTTGTGAGATCGAAGGAAAAAGATTTTGTATGTATTTTAACTAG
- a CDS encoding iron ABC transporter permease yields the protein MKKFFQSSAVKIILLLIAVIAVCALYLSYKTYGNWAFALELRGKKLLAFVFVGIAATFSTISFQTMTQNHFLTPNILGLDSLYVFIQTLLFFFLGGQQLLGNETIATFILNVLLMVSASILLSRFLLKKGGNDLFLLLMIGIILGTFFNSISTFLQVVMDPNEYDLLQGKLFASFGNVNSQHLLIAGILITFLVGFLWIKSHALDVLHLGNEQATSLGINVPRFQFVLLTVISGLIGLSTALVGPVTFLGFIVANMSYQLMGTYRHRELFLGGSLLSILLLVFGQFLVEQVFQLNTTLSIVIEFGGGVYFVGKIISERKQRR from the coding sequence ATGAAAAAATTCTTCCAGTCATCAGCGGTGAAAATCATCTTGTTATTGATCGCCGTGATTGCGGTTTGTGCCTTGTACCTGTCATATAAAACATATGGAAATTGGGCCTTTGCTTTAGAGCTTAGAGGGAAAAAATTACTGGCTTTTGTTTTTGTGGGAATTGCTGCAACATTTTCAACGATCAGTTTTCAAACGATGACACAGAATCACTTTTTGACGCCGAATATTTTAGGTTTAGATTCGTTGTATGTATTTATTCAAACCTTGTTGTTCTTCTTTTTAGGTGGGCAACAGCTTTTAGGCAATGAAACGATTGCTACGTTTATTTTGAATGTTTTGCTAATGGTAAGTGCAAGCATTCTGTTGTCTCGTTTTTTATTGAAAAAAGGCGGGAACGATCTGTTTTTATTATTGATGATCGGGATTATCTTAGGGACATTTTTCAATAGTATCAGTACGTTTCTACAAGTTGTGATGGACCCAAATGAATATGATTTACTGCAAGGGAAATTATTTGCCAGTTTTGGTAATGTGAATAGTCAGCATCTGCTGATTGCAGGGATTTTGATCACGTTTTTGGTGGGCTTCTTATGGATAAAAAGTCATGCGTTAGATGTTTTGCATTTAGGCAATGAGCAAGCAACTAGCTTAGGAATCAATGTTCCGAGATTTCAGTTTGTATTACTGACCGTCATTAGTGGATTGATTGGATTGTCCACTGCTTTGGTAGGCCCAGTGACGTTTCTAGGGTTTATTGTAGCAAATATGAGCTATCAGCTGATGGGTACCTATCGGCATCGTGAGTTATTTTTAGGCGGTAGTTTATTGTCGATCTTATTATTAGTATTTGGGCAGTTTCTTGTAGAACAAGTGTTTCAGTTGAATACGACGTTAAGTATTGTGATCGAATTTGGCGGCGGTGTTTATTTTGTCGGAAAGATTATTAGTGAAAGGAAGCAGCGCAGATGA
- a CDS encoding haloacid dehalogenase yields the protein MIKLVAIDLDGTLLNSKKEISERNKATLAQAKAAGVKIVLCTGRPLAAIEIYLEALNLRDNGDYSITFNGGLVQKNDTGEIIEKALMPLEAVHELYELATSLNVPLDILSDGLVMQLPASQEHISIYSQLNNLLTFETYELAQLTTDQIYNKAVVAIDETYLDEQIQKIPSSFFERYEIIKTRSNLLEFMPKGITKAYGISLLARDLGIKQEEIMTIGDEENDLPMIEYAGLGVAMENAVAKVKDMADVITDTNDNDGVAQAVEKFVLEPLRGGN from the coding sequence TTGATTAAATTAGTTGCTATTGATTTAGATGGTACGCTTTTAAATAGTAAAAAGGAAATCTCTGAAAGAAACAAAGCAACGTTAGCACAAGCTAAAGCAGCAGGTGTTAAAATTGTTCTGTGTACAGGCCGACCGTTGGCGGCAATTGAGATTTATCTAGAAGCATTGAATTTACGTGATAATGGTGATTATAGTATTACCTTTAACGGTGGCTTAGTTCAAAAAAACGATACAGGTGAGATCATTGAAAAAGCATTAATGCCATTAGAAGCTGTACATGAGTTATATGAATTAGCTACATCGTTGAATGTACCGTTGGATATTTTATCTGATGGCCTTGTCATGCAGCTGCCTGCTTCACAAGAGCACATTTCTATATACAGCCAATTAAATAATCTGTTGACGTTTGAAACTTATGAGTTAGCACAACTTACAACAGATCAAATTTATAACAAAGCAGTTGTTGCAATTGATGAAACGTATTTAGATGAGCAAATTCAAAAAATACCTAGTTCATTTTTCGAACGCTATGAAATCATCAAAACGAGAAGCAATTTACTAGAGTTTATGCCTAAAGGAATTACCAAAGCCTATGGGATTTCTCTATTAGCTAGGGATTTAGGCATCAAACAAGAAGAGATCATGACGATCGGTGATGAAGAAAATGATTTACCAATGATCGAATATGCAGGACTTGGCGTAGCAATGGAAAATGCTGTCGCTAAAGTCAAAGATATGGCCGATGTCATCACAGATACAAACGACAATGATGGTGTCGCACAAGCGGTTGAGAAATTTGTATTAGAACCATTGAGAGGAGGGAATTAA
- a CDS encoding bacteriocin ABC transporter ATP-binding protein, whose protein sequence is MAMLEVNHIQKIYQTRFSGNQVTALKDVSFQVEEGEYIAIMGESGSGKSTLLNILATLDMPTNGTVLLNGENITEIPEGKLASFRRKNLGFVFQDFNLLDNFSVKDNIFLPLVLSKVPVTEMNQRIEPLAKILGIDQLLEKYPYEISGGQKQRVAAARALITRPQLVLADEPTGALDSKSSENLLQLFQEVNQQNQTIVMVTHSAIAASHANRILFIKDGQVFHQLYRGQKTHDELLSAISKTMTSLLAKGV, encoded by the coding sequence ATGGCAATGTTAGAAGTGAACCATATCCAAAAGATTTATCAAACACGATTTAGCGGCAATCAAGTGACGGCATTAAAGGACGTTTCTTTTCAGGTAGAAGAAGGGGAATATATTGCAATTATGGGCGAATCAGGTTCGGGGAAAAGTACCTTACTGAATATTTTAGCCACCTTGGATATGCCGACAAATGGGACAGTTTTATTAAATGGAGAAAACATTACGGAGATACCTGAAGGAAAATTAGCTTCATTTCGCCGTAAAAACTTAGGCTTTGTATTTCAGGATTTTAATTTACTAGATAATTTTTCTGTCAAAGACAATATCTTTTTACCCCTAGTCTTATCTAAAGTTCCGGTGACTGAAATGAATCAACGGATCGAGCCTTTAGCTAAAATTTTGGGAATCGATCAGTTGCTAGAAAAATACCCTTATGAAATTTCTGGTGGTCAAAAGCAAAGAGTAGCTGCAGCGCGGGCATTGATCACAAGACCACAGCTAGTTTTAGCCGATGAGCCGACGGGCGCTTTGGATTCGAAAAGTTCTGAGAATTTGTTGCAATTATTTCAAGAAGTCAATCAACAAAATCAAACGATTGTAATGGTTACCCATAGTGCGATCGCAGCTAGTCATGCTAATCGGATTTTATTTATCAAAGATGGGCAAGTCTTTCACCAACTGTATCGAGGTCAAAAGACCCATGATGAGCTGTTGAGTGCTATTTCAAAAACAATGACGTCCTTGTTAGCGAAAGGAGTCTAA
- a CDS encoding iron ABC transporter substrate-binding protein translates to MKKKFLALATVSMIALLTLGACGNNGNKATGGSASKESSSDAATTITVNDSNGSVEVPKNPKKVVVFDNGSLDTMDVLGVGDTVVGAPTKNLPKYLDSYKKVESAGGIKEPDLEKINQLKPDMIIISGRQQDFQDKLSKIAPTIYLSVDAKDTWNSTKKNIETLAEIFDKKDEAKTKIADLEKEIADVKEKAQASDDKALVVLVNEGQLSAYGTGSRFGIVHDTFGFKQADDAIEASTHGQSVSYEYVLEKNPDILFVVDRTKAIGGDDTNDNVESNELVKQTNAGKNGKVISLQPDVWYLSGGGLESTHLMIEDVQKALK, encoded by the coding sequence ATGAAAAAGAAATTTTTAGCATTAGCAACTGTATCAATGATCGCACTCCTTACTTTAGGTGCATGTGGCAACAACGGCAACAAAGCAACAGGCGGTTCAGCTTCGAAAGAATCAAGTTCAGATGCAGCAACAACGATCACAGTAAACGATTCAAATGGTTCAGTAGAAGTACCTAAAAACCCTAAAAAAGTCGTTGTTTTTGATAATGGCTCATTGGATACGATGGACGTATTAGGTGTTGGTGATACAGTTGTTGGTGCGCCAACAAAAAACTTGCCTAAATATTTAGATAGCTACAAAAAAGTAGAATCAGCTGGCGGCATCAAAGAACCAGATTTAGAAAAAATCAATCAACTAAAACCAGACATGATCATTATTTCTGGTCGCCAACAAGATTTCCAAGATAAATTAAGCAAAATCGCTCCAACTATTTATCTCTCTGTAGATGCTAAAGACACATGGAATTCTACAAAGAAAAATATTGAAACATTAGCTGAAATTTTCGATAAAAAAGATGAAGCAAAGACAAAAATTGCTGATTTAGAAAAAGAAATTGCCGATGTTAAAGAAAAAGCACAAGCAAGTGATGACAAAGCGTTAGTTGTTTTAGTAAATGAAGGACAGCTTTCAGCGTATGGCACAGGTTCTCGTTTCGGTATCGTGCATGATACATTCGGCTTCAAGCAAGCAGATGATGCCATTGAAGCCTCAACTCATGGGCAAAGTGTTTCTTATGAATATGTTTTAGAAAAAAATCCAGATATCTTATTTGTTGTTGACCGTACAAAAGCAATCGGTGGCGATGATACCAACGATAATGTAGAAAGCAATGAATTAGTAAAACAAACCAATGCTGGGAAAAATGGCAAAGTAATTTCTTTACAACCTGACGTTTGGTACTTAAGTGGTGGTGGTTTAGAGTCTACACACTTGATGATTGAAGATGTACAAAAAGCATTGAAATAA
- a CDS encoding ABC transporter ATP-binding protein, translated as MFLNIRDVTLFFGENQVLAIDDISINEGELVTLLGPSGCGKSTLLRCITGLEQPKTGSILLDGQEIQAIPTKDRNIGFVFQNYALFPTMSVFDNVAFGLKIKKMKSEEINEKVFKILNLVNMTEHADKNVQLLSGGQKQRVALARSLVTEPKVLLLDEPLSALDARIRKQLQQDIRKIQQELKMTMIFVTHDQEEAMRISDRIFVLEAGRVSQVSTPEVLYQKPDNAFVAEFIGNYNKFDWLELAAYTDHFSGNGNRFVYYLRPELIQLETIEKAIKIPVTLEETINLGNIQRYVFHSDTGKKIIVDRLNNEYLQLSGDNLYINQEDIIQIPLAYSS; from the coding sequence ATGTTCTTGAACATTCGTGATGTCACACTTTTCTTTGGTGAAAATCAAGTATTAGCTATTGATGACATCTCTATAAATGAAGGTGAATTAGTAACATTGTTGGGTCCTAGCGGCTGTGGTAAATCAACCTTGCTTCGCTGCATTACAGGGTTAGAACAGCCAAAAACAGGAAGCATACTATTAGATGGTCAAGAAATCCAAGCAATACCTACCAAAGATCGAAATATTGGTTTTGTATTTCAAAACTACGCACTATTTCCTACAATGTCCGTGTTCGATAATGTAGCATTTGGCTTAAAGATCAAAAAAATGAAGTCTGAAGAGATTAATGAAAAAGTATTTAAAATTCTAAACTTAGTGAACATGACCGAGCATGCAGACAAAAATGTACAGTTACTATCAGGCGGACAAAAACAACGGGTTGCTTTAGCCCGTTCACTTGTGACCGAACCGAAAGTATTATTGTTAGATGAACCATTAAGTGCTCTTGATGCTCGGATCAGAAAACAACTACAGCAAGATATCCGAAAGATTCAGCAGGAATTAAAGATGACAATGATTTTTGTAACCCACGATCAAGAAGAAGCGATGAGGATCAGCGATCGAATTTTTGTACTGGAAGCTGGACGTGTTTCACAAGTTTCAACACCTGAAGTCCTTTACCAAAAACCAGATAATGCCTTTGTTGCTGAATTTATAGGAAATTACAATAAGTTTGACTGGTTGGAGTTAGCTGCCTACACAGATCATTTTTCAGGCAATGGAAATCGCTTTGTTTACTACCTGAGACCTGAATTGATTCAATTGGAAACCATTGAAAAAGCGATCAAAATACCCGTTACGTTAGAAGAAACCATTAATTTAGGAAATATCCAGCGGTATGTTTTTCATAGCGATACGGGAAAAAAAATCATTGTTGATCGATTAAACAATGAATATCTCCAGCTATCGGGAGACAATCTTTACATCAATCAGGAGGATATTATTCAAATACCTCTAGCCTATTCTAGCTAG
- a CDS encoding bifunctional glutamate--cysteine ligase/glutathione synthetase (Synthesizes glutathione from L-glutamate and L-cysteine via gamma-L-glutamyl-L-cysteine) produces the protein MKFKELLQEKIVRPYVMAARFGLEKESQRTTFDGQLAMTDHPEVLGNRSYHPYIQTDFSETQMELITPVASSINEMLRYLAAIHDVALRSMNKHEMLWPLSMPPKLPLKDEDIKIAKLDQFEGILYRRYLAREYGKRKQMVSGIHFNFEYAIELVEQLFSEQTEYETIEEFKNILYMKVSRNYLRYRWLITYLFGASPVSESGYFTAQEEHPKEPVRSIRNSSFGYKNNENVKVSYESLQHYINDIHRMVENGILSEEKEFYSAVRLRGGKQMADLPKTGVRYIELRNLDLNPFAPLGVDEESLEFIHLFMLYLLWTDEKEAPNDWVATGDFLNEQVALGHPFAQVKLLAEGDRIFAEMDEMIEALGLFRAKKSLEVHRAQLRTPDLTIAGKMWTIIENNSNQELGIIFGKEYQGMAFEKPYQLAGFRNMELSTQLFLFDIIQKGVEVEILDEQEQFLKLKHHEHIEYVKNANMTSKDSYIVPLIMENKTVTKKVLAQAGFCVPAGDEFDTLENAEQAYVKYSEKAFVIKPKTTNYGLGITIFKEGASLADYTEALQLAFKEDSAVLIEEFLPGTEYRFFVLDDQVRAIMLRVPANVVGDGVRSVEALVAEKNLDPLRGTHHRSPLELIQLGDVERLMLKEQNLLTTSVPEKDQIVYLRENSNVSTGGDSIDVTDNFDESYKQIAVEAVQALGAKICGIDLIVPDKSVKGTKNSRTYGIIEANFNPAMHMHAYPHSGKGRHLTMDVLKMLYPEVFE, from the coding sequence ATGAAATTTAAAGAGTTGTTACAGGAAAAAATCGTGCGTCCATATGTTATGGCGGCACGATTTGGATTAGAAAAAGAAAGTCAACGGACTACATTCGATGGTCAACTAGCAATGACTGATCATCCAGAGGTTTTGGGGAATCGTTCGTATCATCCATATATTCAAACTGATTTTAGCGAAACTCAAATGGAATTGATCACACCAGTAGCTAGCTCCATCAATGAAATGCTACGTTATCTTGCAGCCATCCACGATGTGGCGCTGCGTTCAATGAATAAACATGAGATGCTTTGGCCGCTTAGTATGCCGCCGAAATTACCACTAAAAGATGAAGATATCAAAATTGCCAAGCTCGACCAGTTTGAAGGAATTTTGTATCGTCGCTATTTAGCACGAGAATATGGGAAACGCAAGCAAATGGTTAGCGGTATTCACTTCAATTTTGAATATGCGATCGAGTTAGTTGAGCAACTTTTCTCAGAACAAACAGAATATGAAACAATCGAAGAGTTTAAAAACATTTTATATATGAAGGTTTCCCGCAATTACTTACGTTACCGCTGGCTGATTACCTATCTGTTTGGAGCGTCTCCTGTCAGCGAATCAGGTTATTTTACTGCACAAGAAGAGCACCCAAAAGAACCAGTCAGAAGTATTCGTAATAGTTCATTTGGCTATAAAAATAATGAAAATGTCAAAGTATCATATGAATCGTTACAACACTATATTAATGATATTCATCGAATGGTTGAGAACGGTATATTATCAGAAGAAAAAGAATTTTATTCAGCGGTTCGATTACGCGGTGGTAAACAAATGGCTGATTTGCCTAAAACCGGTGTTCGTTACATCGAACTTAGAAATCTAGATCTAAACCCATTTGCGCCATTAGGTGTGGATGAAGAGTCACTTGAATTTATCCATTTATTTATGTTGTATTTACTGTGGACGGATGAAAAAGAAGCGCCAAATGATTGGGTTGCAACTGGGGATTTCTTAAATGAGCAAGTTGCTTTAGGGCATCCTTTTGCTCAAGTGAAGCTTTTAGCGGAAGGTGACCGTATTTTTGCTGAAATGGATGAAATGATTGAAGCGTTAGGTCTATTTAGAGCAAAAAAATCATTGGAAGTTCACCGAGCACAGTTAAGAACTCCAGATTTAACGATCGCCGGAAAAATGTGGACGATTATTGAAAATAATTCTAATCAGGAATTGGGGATTATTTTTGGAAAAGAATATCAAGGAATGGCTTTTGAAAAACCTTATCAATTAGCTGGATTTAGAAATATGGAGTTATCCACGCAATTATTTTTATTTGATATTATCCAAAAAGGTGTAGAAGTCGAAATATTGGATGAACAAGAACAATTTTTAAAACTTAAACATCATGAGCATATTGAGTATGTTAAAAATGCGAATATGACCAGTAAAGATAGCTACATTGTTCCACTGATCATGGAAAATAAAACGGTCACTAAAAAAGTCTTGGCCCAAGCAGGCTTTTGTGTGCCGGCAGGCGACGAGTTTGACACATTGGAGAATGCCGAACAAGCATATGTAAAATATTCAGAAAAAGCTTTTGTAATCAAACCCAAAACGACGAACTATGGTTTGGGAATCACGATCTTTAAAGAAGGAGCTTCATTAGCTGATTATACAGAAGCACTGCAATTAGCGTTTAAAGAAGATTCAGCGGTGTTGATCGAAGAATTCTTGCCAGGCACAGAATACCGCTTCTTTGTCCTAGACGATCAAGTGCGTGCAATCATGCTGCGTGTGCCTGCTAATGTTGTAGGGGATGGTGTGCGCTCTGTGGAGGCGTTGGTAGCAGAAAAAAATCTTGATCCATTAAGGGGAACGCATCATCGCTCGCCATTGGAACTGATTCAGCTAGGTGATGTGGAGCGTTTGATGTTAAAAGAGCAAAATCTATTGACGACTTCTGTTCCGGAAAAAGATCAAATCGTTTATCTGCGTGAAAATTCAAATGTCAGCACGGGTGGTGATTCCATCGATGTGACGGATAATTTTGATGAAAGCTATAAGCAAATCGCTGTTGAAGCTGTTCAGGCATTAGGAGCGAAGATTTGTGGGATCGACTTGATTGTACCTGACAAATCAGTCAAAGGAACCAAAAACAGCCGAACATACGGTATTATAGAAGCAAACTTTAATCCAGCAATGCATATGCACGCGTATCCACATTCAGGTAAAGGGCGTCATTTGACAATGGATGTATTGAAAATGTTATACCCAGAAGTATTTGAATAA
- a CDS encoding signal recognition particle-docking protein FtsY — translation MGFFDKIKKAFMNEKETPPAEIKTDEEVIESVQEEVMPEEKQEETESLEQLQPDSLETTEEPEKAAEPEIDPLIGVNQVTQAEELVEPEIIEEQEEEIIVQEKYEKGLEKTRKTFGERLNELFANFRSVDEDFFEELEETLIGADVGFDTAIKITESLRQEVKLRNVKKPAAVQNTIIEKMVDLYEAEGIEENNALNIQANGLTVMLFVGVNGVGKTTSIGKLAHEFKQDGKKVLLAAADTFRAGAIDQLVVWGERAGVEVVRGNAGGDPAAVVFDAVDRAKAENADILLVDTAGRLQNKVNLMNELEKIKRVIQRELPDAPHEVLLVVDATTGQNAMSQAKQFKETTDVTGLVLTKLDGTAKGGIVLAIRNELHLPVKLVGLGEGIDDLEPFDANDFAIGLFKGLLKVED, via the coding sequence ATGGGATTTTTCGATAAAATAAAAAAAGCCTTTATGAATGAAAAAGAAACGCCACCTGCTGAAATCAAGACAGATGAAGAGGTCATAGAGTCCGTTCAAGAAGAAGTGATGCCAGAAGAAAAACAAGAAGAGACAGAATCACTGGAGCAATTACAACCAGATTCTCTTGAAACAACTGAAGAGCCTGAAAAAGCGGCAGAACCTGAAATCGACCCTCTGATTGGAGTGAATCAAGTTACCCAAGCTGAAGAACTGGTCGAGCCTGAAATTATCGAGGAACAAGAAGAAGAAATCATCGTTCAAGAAAAGTATGAAAAAGGGCTAGAAAAAACCCGTAAAACATTCGGCGAGCGTTTGAATGAATTATTCGCGAATTTCCGATCGGTTGATGAAGATTTCTTCGAAGAACTAGAAGAAACATTGATTGGCGCAGACGTTGGTTTTGATACAGCGATAAAAATCACTGAATCACTACGTCAAGAAGTCAAACTACGTAATGTGAAGAAACCGGCAGCAGTTCAAAATACGATCATTGAAAAAATGGTTGATTTATACGAAGCAGAAGGTATTGAAGAAAATAATGCACTGAATATTCAAGCAAATGGATTAACTGTTATGTTATTTGTTGGGGTAAATGGTGTGGGTAAAACAACCAGTATCGGAAAACTAGCGCACGAATTCAAACAAGATGGTAAGAAAGTGTTGTTGGCTGCAGCTGATACTTTTAGAGCAGGCGCCATTGATCAATTAGTGGTCTGGGGCGAACGTGCGGGTGTTGAAGTCGTCCGAGGGAATGCTGGCGGCGATCCAGCTGCGGTGGTTTTTGATGCGGTGGATCGTGCTAAAGCTGAGAATGCTGATATCTTACTCGTAGATACAGCAGGACGATTACAAAATAAAGTTAATTTGATGAACGAATTAGAAAAAATCAAGCGCGTGATCCAACGTGAATTGCCAGATGCACCGCATGAAGTGTTACTGGTAGTAGATGCAACGACGGGCCAAAATGCCATGTCACAGGCGAAACAGTTTAAAGAAACGACTGATGTGACAGGCTTGGTCTTAACGAAATTAGACGGGACAGCCAAAGGTGGGATTGTCTTAGCCATTCGTAATGAGCTGCATTTACCAGTGAAACTAGTGGGACTTGGTGAAGGTATTGATGATTTAGAACCATTTGATGCAAATGACTTTGCGATTGGCTTGTTTAAAGGCTTATTGAAGGTTGAAGATTAG
- a CDS encoding amidase, with the protein MKNKALIIIDLQKGLNHFGTGLFHLNEVLAGTNERIADYRNNHLPIIFIQHEDDDLVADTPDWQLFEQLDARAEDFYIGKTHANAFFQTKLKELLDELSATELEFCGAQTEYCVDTTIRMAHGLGYTCFMKRGLSTTLNNELLGAQTIIQHHENLWNQRFLTFI; encoded by the coding sequence ATGAAGAATAAAGCTTTGATCATCATCGATCTCCAAAAAGGTCTGAATCATTTTGGGACTGGTTTATTTCATCTCAACGAGGTATTGGCTGGTACAAACGAACGCATTGCAGATTATCGAAATAATCACTTACCGATCATTTTTATCCAACATGAAGATGACGATCTTGTTGCTGACACTCCAGATTGGCAATTATTTGAGCAACTTGATGCCAGAGCTGAAGATTTCTACATTGGAAAAACTCATGCCAACGCTTTTTTCCAAACTAAGTTAAAAGAACTCCTAGATGAACTATCCGCAACCGAACTTGAATTTTGTGGCGCTCAAACAGAATATTGCGTGGATACCACAATTCGCATGGCTCACGGATTAGGCTATACTTGTTTTATGAAACGAGGATTAAGTACGACCTTGAACAATGAATTATTAGGTGCACAAACGATTATCCAGCACCATGAAAATTTATGGAATCAACGTTTTTTAACATTTATTTGA